The following proteins are encoded in a genomic region of Ignavibacteriota bacterium:
- the glnA gene encoding type I glutamate--ammonia ligase gives MTPHRPEDVSRVLDLVARENVKMIDFKFMDFPGQWQHTSIPVSHFSAGTFDEGLGFDGSSLRGFKSIHESDMVIIPDPATAIIDPFVKEKTLSLVCDIYEPLTREKYERCPRNIAQKAEAYLQQTGLADTAYYGPEAEFFIFDDVRYANNPNHSFYMLDSVEGSWNTGRDEGPNLAYKPRPKEGYFPVPPTDHLNDLRNEMVRVMIECGLDVEAQHHEVASGGQAEIDLRFQPLVTAADQLLLFKYIVKNTALRNGRTATFMPKPIFGDNGSGMHVHMSLWKQGKPLFYGEHYAGLSEMALHYIGGLLKHAPALCALANPTTNSYKRLVPGYEAPVNLAYSQRNRSASIRIPMYSSSPKSKRIEFRTPDPSCNPYIAFSAMLMAGLDGIINRIDPGDPLDKDIYDMKPEELANVPSTPGSLEEALRALERDHDFLLKGGVFSEDVIGTWIDYKMNKEAKQLSLRPHPFEFGMYFDV, from the coding sequence ATGACCCCGCATCGCCCCGAAGACGTGTCCCGCGTGCTCGACCTCGTCGCGCGCGAAAACGTGAAGATGATTGATTTCAAGTTCATGGATTTCCCGGGCCAGTGGCAGCACACATCGATACCGGTGTCACACTTTTCTGCTGGCACCTTCGATGAAGGCCTCGGCTTTGACGGATCGAGCCTGCGCGGCTTCAAGAGCATACACGAGAGCGACATGGTGATCATTCCCGATCCCGCGACGGCCATCATCGATCCGTTTGTCAAGGAAAAGACCTTGAGTCTCGTCTGCGACATCTACGAGCCACTCACGCGCGAAAAATACGAGCGCTGTCCCCGGAACATTGCGCAGAAGGCCGAAGCGTATCTGCAGCAGACCGGGTTGGCCGACACGGCGTATTACGGTCCGGAGGCCGAGTTCTTCATCTTCGACGACGTGCGGTATGCAAACAATCCGAATCACTCCTTTTACATGCTCGACTCCGTGGAAGGCAGTTGGAACACCGGACGAGACGAGGGGCCGAATCTCGCCTACAAACCGCGTCCAAAGGAGGGTTATTTCCCCGTGCCGCCCACGGATCACCTCAACGATCTGCGCAACGAGATGGTGCGTGTGATGATCGAGTGCGGACTCGACGTCGAGGCCCAGCATCATGAAGTCGCCAGCGGCGGTCAGGCCGAGATCGACCTCCGTTTTCAGCCGCTCGTAACGGCGGCGGATCAGCTTCTTCTCTTCAAATACATCGTGAAGAACACCGCGCTCAGGAACGGCCGTACGGCCACATTCATGCCGAAGCCGATTTTCGGCGACAACGGATCGGGCATGCACGTGCACATGAGTTTGTGGAAGCAGGGCAAGCCGCTTTTTTACGGCGAGCACTATGCGGGCCTCAGTGAAATGGCCCTGCACTACATCGGCGGCCTGCTCAAACACGCGCCCGCGCTCTGCGCACTCGCGAATCCGACGACCAACTCCTACAAGCGTCTCGTGCCGGGGTACGAAGCGCCGGTGAACCTCGCATACTCGCAGAGGAATCGCAGCGCGTCCATTCGCATTCCAATGTACTCGTCGAGCCCCAAATCGAAGCGCATCGAATTCCGTACGCCCGATCCCTCCTGCAACCCGTACATCGCCTTCAGCGCCATGCTCATGGCGGGTCTCGATGGAATCATCAACCGCATCGATCCCGGCGATCCGCTGGACAAGGACATCTACGATATGAAACCCGAGGAACTCGCAAACGTGCCGAGCACACCGGGCTCACTCGAAGAGGCGCTCCGCGCGCTCGAACGTGATCACGACTTCCTCCTCAAGGGCGGTGTGTTCAGCGAGGACGTCATCGGCACGTGGATCGACTACAAGATGAACAAGGAAGCAAAGCAGCTTTCGCTCCGGCCGCATCCGTTCGAATTTGGGATGTACTTTGACGTGTAG
- a CDS encoding Lrp/AsnC family transcriptional regulator: MLDSIDITILNALQQSGRKRRNELAEETGLSLPAISERLRKLEERGYIERYTAVLNAKLLGNDVTAFVSVTIDSSKHYEEFLRHVLQHPEILECHAVTGDGSHLLKIRTANTASLEGILSAIQSWRGVQGTRTSVVLSTRKETLSISLASHDTHHTEKKHA; the protein is encoded by the coding sequence GTGCTGGATTCCATCGATATCACCATCCTGAACGCCTTGCAGCAGAGCGGGCGGAAGCGCAGGAACGAACTGGCCGAAGAGACCGGCCTGTCGCTGCCCGCGATCAGCGAGCGTTTGCGCAAGCTCGAGGAGCGCGGATACATCGAGCGATACACCGCGGTTCTCAACGCGAAACTGCTCGGCAACGATGTGACGGCCTTCGTGTCGGTCACCATCGATTCCTCCAAACACTACGAGGAATTTCTGCGCCACGTGCTGCAACACCCCGAGATCCTCGAGTGCCACGCCGTGACCGGCGACGGTTCACATCTGCTCAAAATCCGCACGGCAAACACCGCATCCCTCGAGGGGATACTGTCGGCGATACAATCCTGGCGCGGTGTGCAGGGCACGCGCACCAGCGTGGTGCTGTCGACGCGGAAGGAAACACTGTCTATTTCACTTGCCTCACACGACACTCATCATACGGAGAAAAAACACGCATGA
- a CDS encoding methyltransferase domain-containing protein: MSDSPFSDIAASYDAEFSALPEVRRLRERVYALAREFFPKRGLILELGCGTGVDARLLAEEGWEVVASDPSSRMLAETRAACEDLPTVYPLRMPAEHLACVRDRGVDGVFSNFGALNCVRHLEPVLRDIYHVLPDNGVAILCLMNRFSITETVAYLRRGRLREAFRRWRWNGVSVPVGHRHVLTWYHSLRSIKRMIRGRFTIVRVVGLNVLTPPPSFTYFHERAPRLMALARRMERRLDTLPIFSVLGDHFVIVLERFE; encoded by the coding sequence ATGTCTGATTCGCCATTCTCGGATATCGCCGCATCGTATGATGCGGAATTCAGCGCGCTGCCGGAGGTCCGGCGGCTGCGCGAACGCGTGTACGCCCTGGCGCGGGAGTTCTTCCCGAAACGCGGACTCATCCTCGAACTGGGTTGCGGCACGGGCGTGGACGCGCGCCTGCTCGCGGAAGAGGGCTGGGAGGTGGTTGCAAGCGATCCCTCGTCGCGTATGCTCGCGGAGACGCGCGCGGCGTGCGAGGATCTGCCAACCGTGTATCCGCTGCGTATGCCCGCAGAACATCTTGCGTGCGTGCGTGACCGCGGCGTGGACGGCGTGTTCTCCAATTTCGGCGCGCTCAACTGCGTCCGTCACCTTGAACCGGTGCTGCGCGATATCTATCACGTTCTTCCCGATAACGGCGTTGCAATCCTCTGCCTGATGAACAGATTTTCCATCACGGAAACAGTGGCATATCTCCGACGCGGACGCCTGCGGGAGGCGTTCCGTCGCTGGCGGTGGAACGGCGTGAGCGTTCCCGTCGGACATCGCCATGTGCTGACCTGGTACCACTCGCTGCGCTCGATCAAGCGGATGATTCGCGGTCGTTTCACGATCGTCCGTGTTGTCGGACTCAATGTCCTTACTCCGCCGCCGTCGTTCACATATTTCCACGAGCGCGCCCCGCGGCTCATGGCGCTGGCGCGGCGGATGGAGCGGCGTCTCGACACGCTTCCTATTTTCTCGGTACTCGGCGATCACTTCGTGATCGTACTCGAGCGTTTCGAATAG
- a CDS encoding glycosyltransferase family 4 protein, with translation MHIVYMNPHYDAGIRGPDELLARYTASTGWCEALAAMDTRVTCVQRFGTDAALERNGVSYHFVSDGLPPRLPPWAMPLRTLRLAASHEPDLIHVNGRPTTLVPLRRITPRSTSLVWQHHGGPDPAFPRRRIYATFLRCADAAIFTSREQGEAWKSRGLLPFRAAIFAVQEASTYMECPSAPQFGDSGAGAPHVLWVGRLNACKDPITVLHGFAEMRVQSPRAFLTMAYSDAPMLDRVREEIARLGITGAVRLRGTVPHNAMPALYAQADIFVLGSHAEGCGFALLEAMACGVYPAVTGIPPFRVLTRNGEMGALWEPGDAGSCARALLAAAAGRPPAADVRVFFDRHLSWPAVAARVRAAYAEVVATRHRRAAGGPR, from the coding sequence ATGCACATCGTGTACATGAATCCCCACTACGACGCAGGCATACGTGGTCCCGACGAATTGCTCGCGCGCTACACCGCATCCACAGGATGGTGTGAAGCTCTCGCGGCGATGGATACACGTGTGACGTGTGTGCAGCGCTTCGGGACCGACGCGGCGCTTGAACGCAACGGTGTATCGTATCATTTCGTCTCCGACGGCCTTCCGCCTCGCCTGCCGCCGTGGGCGATGCCGCTCCGGACACTCCGTCTGGCCGCTTCCCACGAACCCGATCTGATCCACGTAAACGGGCGTCCGACCACGCTTGTCCCTCTGCGCCGCATTACACCTCGCTCCACGTCCCTGGTCTGGCAGCATCACGGCGGACCCGACCCGGCTTTCCCAAGACGCCGGATCTATGCCACCTTCCTCCGTTGCGCCGATGCCGCGATATTCACCTCGCGTGAACAGGGAGAGGCGTGGAAAAGTCGGGGCCTGCTCCCTTTTCGAGCAGCGATATTCGCCGTGCAGGAAGCGTCGACATACATGGAATGCCCGTCCGCGCCGCAATTCGGTGATTCAGGTGCCGGAGCACCCCATGTGCTGTGGGTGGGCCGGTTGAATGCCTGCAAGGATCCCATCACCGTGTTGCACGGATTTGCGGAGATGCGCGTACAGTCGCCCCGCGCGTTTCTCACGATGGCGTACTCCGACGCCCCAATGCTGGATCGTGTGCGCGAGGAGATTGCACGGCTGGGCATCACCGGCGCCGTGAGGCTTCGGGGCACGGTGCCGCACAACGCGATGCCGGCGCTGTATGCGCAGGCCGACATCTTTGTGCTGGGGAGCCATGCCGAGGGCTGCGGTTTCGCCCTGCTCGAGGCCATGGCCTGCGGTGTGTACCCCGCGGTAACCGGCATCCCGCCCTTCCGCGTTTTGACGCGCAACGGCGAAATGGGCGCGCTCTGGGAACCAGGCGATGCCGGCTCCTGCGCGCGCGCGCTGCTTGCGGCGGCCGCAGGACGTCCCCCGGCCGCGGACGTGCGCGTCTTCTTCGACAGACATCTCTCCTGGCCCGCGGTTGCCGCGCGCGTGCGCGCCGCGTATGCGGAAGTGGTTGCAACGCGGCACCGTAGAGCCGCTGGAGGCCCGAGATGA
- a CDS encoding glycosyltransferase family 4 protein, which produces MNSTGPRRPRVAVLVHGGLEAAGTGIDIPFLTGLLARAAKQIDLTIFTLRSARGTEKSPALTHARVVFVSDLPIRNPALRYAHLFASASAAHRRVPFDLFHGIWGHPGALAATALGAVLRRPVCASFHGAETANLPAIGYGHFRVPAARALLLRCAASSDAVTVLSRQQAGVLEARGLDPSRIHLIPPGVDTDMFSYHESATRRGDLSLLHVANLTPVKDQHTLIRATAQVTARIPASLRIVGADHLEGRLQAFADECLPAGCVSFLGHLPHEVLPGLYRSADIFVQSSLHEAGGVAVAEAAASGTMIVGTDTGLVRDLHPHAACAVTPGDPGALAEAILACAADTARAQGMRRAARAWAEHNSIDAAAAALLAVYETAISRQRSAM; this is translated from the coding sequence ATGAACTCGACAGGCCCCCGCCGGCCGCGTGTTGCCGTGCTGGTACACGGCGGACTGGAAGCCGCCGGGACGGGCATAGACATCCCGTTTCTGACCGGTCTGCTCGCGCGTGCCGCGAAGCAGATCGACCTCACAATTTTTACGTTGCGCTCCGCGCGCGGAACGGAGAAGAGTCCGGCATTGACACACGCCCGGGTGGTCTTTGTTTCGGACCTCCCTATCCGAAATCCGGCCCTTCGTTACGCGCACCTGTTCGCGTCGGCATCTGCCGCGCACCGGCGTGTACCCTTCGATCTTTTCCACGGGATATGGGGACACCCGGGAGCACTGGCGGCCACCGCGCTGGGAGCCGTGCTGCGACGTCCGGTCTGCGCGAGTTTTCACGGCGCCGAGACGGCAAACCTGCCCGCCATCGGCTACGGTCACTTTCGTGTTCCTGCCGCGCGCGCCCTGCTGCTGCGCTGCGCGGCGTCCAGTGACGCGGTGACGGTGCTCTCGCGGCAACAGGCGGGCGTCCTCGAGGCGCGCGGACTCGATCCCTCGCGTATACACCTCATACCGCCGGGTGTCGACACCGATATGTTTTCCTATCACGAGTCCGCCACACGCCGCGGCGACCTATCGCTGCTGCATGTCGCGAATCTTACTCCGGTCAAGGATCAACATACGCTGATCCGCGCGACTGCGCAGGTAACGGCACGGATTCCGGCCTCACTGCGCATCGTCGGCGCCGATCATCTCGAAGGTCGATTGCAGGCGTTTGCAGACGAGTGCCTTCCCGCAGGGTGTGTATCCTTCCTCGGTCATCTGCCGCACGAGGTCCTTCCCGGCTTGTACCGATCCGCCGATATTTTTGTGCAAAGCTCACTGCACGAGGCGGGCGGCGTGGCCGTGGCCGAGGCGGCCGCGTCGGGGACGATGATTGTGGGAACGGACACGGGACTCGTGCGCGATCTGCATCCCCACGCCGCGTGTGCCGTCACGCCCGGAGATCCAGGCGCTCTGGCGGAGGCGATTCTTGCATGCGCCGCCGACACCGCACGCGCGCAGGGGATGCGACGCGCGGCGCGCGCGTGGGCGGAACACAATTCCATCGATGCGGCCGCGGCCGCGCTGCTCGCAGTGTACGAGACGGCGATCTCCCGGCAGCGGAGCGCCATGTGA
- a CDS encoding glycosyltransferase family 2 protein → MADALTISVVIPTRNRPEHLRRALCAIAAQTRPPDEVIVVDASDIPVTRHALVSQYAASSLRCVRTNASVCVQRNAGIAEAHGSLVFLCDDDIEVPPEYLETILRHFETHPDCGAVSGVVLEADESGGFTDGIPPPNPRALMWSFFFQLTVWADLDALRLPPIQSLLLSPILRWYRRRGNTFTLAGWPLVTQVGAGSFHTAVYGLGAAVVRREWLLASPFDEQLDVHGIGDNYGVALGFPGTTPVTVLPTLRVLHHRARENRLVRAVAHERRIVALRHLRRKRGVYTPALRRWLLWSIFGNMLRFALRFDGTSFRAAARAFRAIVGRQ, encoded by the coding sequence ATGGCGGACGCGCTCACAATCTCCGTGGTCATCCCCACGCGCAACAGGCCCGAGCATCTCCGTCGCGCTCTGTGTGCAATCGCCGCACAGACACGGCCCCCCGATGAGGTCATCGTTGTTGATGCCAGCGACATTCCCGTCACACGGCACGCCCTGGTGTCTCAGTATGCTGCGTCGTCGTTGCGCTGTGTGCGAACGAACGCCTCGGTGTGTGTACAGCGTAATGCGGGTATTGCCGAGGCGCACGGGTCGCTTGTCTTCCTTTGCGACGACGATATCGAAGTCCCGCCGGAATATCTCGAGACTATTTTACGCCATTTCGAGACCCACCCCGACTGCGGCGCGGTAAGCGGCGTGGTATTGGAAGCGGATGAATCGGGCGGTTTCACCGACGGGATCCCTCCGCCGAATCCGCGAGCACTAATGTGGAGTTTTTTCTTCCAACTGACCGTATGGGCGGATCTCGATGCGCTCCGTCTCCCGCCGATTCAATCGCTGCTGCTGAGTCCGATCCTCCGCTGGTACCGGAGGCGCGGAAACACCTTTACGCTGGCGGGGTGGCCGCTTGTCACCCAGGTTGGCGCCGGAAGTTTTCATACGGCAGTGTACGGCCTGGGCGCGGCGGTTGTGCGCAGGGAGTGGCTGCTCGCATCTCCTTTTGACGAACAACTCGACGTACATGGCATCGGTGATAATTACGGAGTTGCCCTCGGTTTTCCGGGAACAACTCCGGTCACCGTTCTCCCCACGCTCAGGGTGTTGCATCACCGGGCGCGTGAGAACCGGCTTGTGCGCGCCGTGGCGCATGAACGGCGAATAGTCGCACTTCGCCATCTTCGGCGTAAGCGCGGTGTGTATACCCCTGCCTTGAGGCGCTGGCTGTTGTGGTCGATCTTTGGAAATATGCTCCGTTTTGCGCTTCGTTTCGACGGCACCTCGTTTCGGGCGGCCGCACGGGCCTTTCGGGCAATTGTGGGCCGGCAATGA
- a CDS encoding RNA polymerase sigma factor yields MERKYSTLNDAELFQVFRGTPEEKNDAFAELYARHSQRVYVYCLRMSGNPDDANDLFQEAFTRFFHHDFSRAVVANILAYLLTSARNIHLNHRRTTSRWSPFEEDDMAGSTPPYEREELFNMVGSALDLLDEPYREAFILRFYQGLSYKDIAAITGDTVASLKVRVMRAKEQIRGILAPYIADVTKHT; encoded by the coding sequence ATGGAACGCAAGTATTCCACACTGAACGACGCCGAACTTTTCCAGGTATTCCGGGGAACACCGGAGGAAAAGAATGATGCGTTTGCAGAGCTTTACGCACGACACTCCCAGCGCGTGTACGTGTACTGCCTCCGCATGAGCGGAAATCCCGACGATGCGAACGACCTCTTCCAGGAAGCGTTCACGAGGTTTTTTCACCATGATTTCTCCCGTGCCGTGGTCGCGAATATTCTCGCGTACCTGCTGACGAGCGCGCGAAACATCCATCTGAATCATCGACGCACCACCTCGCGCTGGTCGCCGTTCGAGGAAGACGACATGGCGGGCAGCACGCCCCCTTACGAGCGCGAAGAGTTGTTCAACATGGTGGGCAGCGCTCTCGATCTGCTCGATGAACCATATCGCGAGGCTTTCATTCTCCGCTTCTATCAGGGACTTTCCTACAAGGATATCGCCGCCATCACCGGTGATACCGTCGCCTCGCTCAAAGTGCGCGTGATGCGCGCCAAGGAACAGATACGCGGCATTTTGGCACCATACATCGCAGACGTAACAAAACACACCTGA
- a CDS encoding rhomboid family intramembrane serine protease, with product MAFDTLSASTIVLILLVGISALAFLWTDLWSAWMLHPYGIMERNRWHQLVTYGFVHGSVGHLLFNAVSYFSIAPAVEAALGQGGFLFVYFGSLILGALPSVISHRGDPGYRALGASGAVAGLFFSGMLFYPEHRIYLFFLPVGLPYPLFGVLFLAGSWYGARHQRDNIGHDVHLYGALAGLALTAVLRPDAVPAFIHEVF from the coding sequence ATGGCATTCGACACACTGTCCGCATCAACGATTGTGCTGATTCTCCTTGTGGGGATCAGTGCGCTCGCATTCCTGTGGACGGATCTATGGTCGGCGTGGATGCTCCATCCGTACGGGATAATGGAACGGAACCGCTGGCATCAACTCGTCACCTACGGATTTGTGCATGGCAGCGTCGGGCACCTGCTCTTCAACGCGGTCTCGTATTTCTCGATCGCCCCTGCCGTCGAAGCGGCGCTCGGGCAGGGAGGATTTCTCTTTGTATACTTCGGCAGTCTTATCCTCGGGGCGCTGCCTTCCGTAATCTCGCACCGGGGGGATCCGGGGTACCGCGCGCTCGGGGCGTCGGGCGCAGTGGCCGGTCTCTTTTTCAGCGGCATGTTGTTTTATCCCGAACACAGGATCTACCTCTTCTTCCTGCCCGTCGGATTGCCGTACCCGCTGTTCGGTGTACTTTTCCTGGCGGGAAGCTGGTATGGCGCCCGGCATCAGCGCGATAATATCGGACACGACGTACATTTGTACGGCGCGCTGGCCGGTCTTGCCCTGACCGCGGTGCTGCGTCCCGACGCGGTGCCGGCTTTTATTCACGAAGTATTTTGA
- a CDS encoding alpha/beta hydrolase, which produces MKSFDIVTKNARLRAARFAPALPRSGMPAVVFLHEALGSIGQWKAFPRQLCEALGCEGFVYERRGHGSSDPLDAPRRIDFYHEECETLRTLLAEQHIERPVLFGHSDGGTIALAFAARFPGGARAVVAEAAHVFIEDLTLAGIRAARDAFERGGLREKLQRYHGSNTEGVFKAWADTWLDPRARDWHMLDDLRAVSDPVLVVQGEDDQYGSIEQVRAIAQRCSGPTRTLLLPSCGHVPHLEKRDVVIDAVVSFLEDARAEAFNIPR; this is translated from the coding sequence ATGAAGAGCTTCGACATCGTCACGAAGAACGCGCGCCTGCGTGCAGCGCGTTTCGCACCGGCATTGCCGCGCAGCGGGATGCCCGCGGTCGTATTTCTGCATGAAGCGCTTGGCAGCATCGGGCAGTGGAAGGCGTTTCCACGCCAGCTTTGTGAGGCCCTCGGCTGTGAGGGTTTCGTCTACGAACGTCGCGGGCACGGATCGAGCGACCCGCTCGACGCTCCGCGTCGCATCGATTTTTACCATGAAGAATGCGAGACCCTGCGCACACTTCTCGCGGAGCAGCACATCGAACGGCCCGTGCTCTTTGGGCACAGCGACGGCGGAACCATCGCGCTCGCGTTTGCCGCGCGCTTCCCCGGCGGTGCGCGGGCGGTGGTCGCGGAGGCGGCGCACGTATTCATCGAGGACCTTACGCTTGCGGGCATTCGTGCAGCCCGCGACGCCTTCGAGCGCGGAGGCCTCCGTGAGAAGCTGCAACGGTATCACGGCAGCAACACCGAAGGTGTTTTCAAGGCCTGGGCCGACACCTGGCTCGACCCGCGTGCGCGCGACTGGCACATGCTCGACGATCTGCGCGCTGTGAGTGATCCCGTTCTCGTGGTGCAGGGAGAAGACGACCAATACGGATCGATTGAACAGGTCCGCGCGATTGCGCAGCGATGCAGTGGTCCGACGCGCACGCTGTTGCTCCCGTCCTGCGGGCATGTGCCGCACCTGGAAAAACGCGACGTGGTGATTGATGCGGTTGTTTCGTTTCTCGAAGACGCGCGAGCGGAGGCGTTTAATATACCGCGCTGA
- a CDS encoding tetratricopeptide repeat protein: MNRTYRLALAVTALGVVLLATTGFQCSSPNVTSGKMYYQQYQSSKDSTKLNLAIDAFQKEVNEKPNSAEGWYWLGFSHGLKKDYGRLQEAWEKAKNLGPQMQSEIANNSPYFWQQAYLDGTTKYKKAGMKKDKALYESASRSLRAATRLAPDTSAKYEAFIILAYSELSAGNEAAALAALEEQNKFKPHAEAHRLIGQIQTTRAAQLKKDGKTDEATKKLDEAIAFLNGAVAKFPDNPDLNQELLNAYVAANRIVEAKEKFKAYADANPKDKNAQYAYGTVLLETKDYKEALTYLEKAYALDPKFENAMYNYCVASLRYALQVRDAESAANPEKQPVGHKPILEKALPLLKTLLTINADALPNLELAGKIYTSLGMTNEAQDVYKKADAIRGK, encoded by the coding sequence ATGAATCGCACGTATCGCCTCGCCCTTGCCGTCACCGCATTGGGTGTTGTGCTGCTCGCGACAACCGGCTTCCAGTGTTCGTCGCCGAATGTCACGAGCGGGAAAATGTACTATCAGCAGTATCAGTCGTCGAAAGACAGCACCAAGCTGAACCTCGCCATCGACGCATTCCAGAAGGAAGTGAACGAGAAGCCCAACAGTGCCGAGGGGTGGTACTGGCTCGGATTCAGCCACGGTCTGAAAAAGGATTACGGCCGTCTCCAGGAAGCGTGGGAGAAGGCCAAGAACCTTGGACCGCAGATGCAGTCGGAAATTGCCAACAATTCACCGTATTTCTGGCAGCAGGCCTATCTCGACGGAACCACCAAGTACAAGAAGGCGGGCATGAAAAAAGACAAGGCGCTCTACGAGTCGGCCTCGCGTTCACTGCGCGCCGCAACGCGCCTCGCCCCCGACACATCGGCCAAATACGAGGCCTTTATCATTCTCGCGTATTCGGAACTGTCCGCGGGGAACGAAGCCGCGGCACTGGCGGCTCTCGAGGAACAGAACAAATTCAAGCCGCACGCCGAAGCGCACAGGTTGATCGGACAGATCCAGACAACGCGCGCCGCCCAGTTGAAAAAAGACGGGAAAACGGACGAGGCGACAAAGAAGCTTGACGAGGCAATCGCGTTCCTCAATGGCGCGGTCGCAAAATTCCCCGACAATCCCGACTTGAATCAGGAGCTGTTGAACGCATACGTCGCCGCGAACCGCATCGTCGAAGCGAAGGAGAAATTCAAGGCCTACGCCGATGCAAATCCGAAGGATAAAAACGCGCAGTACGCCTACGGCACGGTGCTGCTCGAGACGAAGGACTACAAAGAGGCGCTCACGTATCTCGAGAAGGCCTACGCGCTCGATCCGAAGTTCGAGAACGCCATGTACAATTACTGCGTGGCGTCGCTGCGCTACGCTCTGCAGGTGCGCGACGCGGAATCAGCCGCGAATCCCGAGAAGCAGCCGGTTGGACACAAACCCATTCTCGAGAAGGCGCTCCCGCTCTTGAAAACACTCCTCACGATAAATGCCGACGCACTGCCGAACCTCGAGCTTGCGGGCAAGATCTACACTTCGCTCGGTATGACAAACGAAGCCCAGGACGTCTACAAAAAAGCGGACGCGATTCGCGGAAAATAA
- a CDS encoding DUF3467 domain-containing protein: MNQPPEQTQQVNIELGETEAEGIYSNLAIITHSNAEFVIDFTRILPGVPKARVHARIVMTPVHAKLLLNAMHDNIDKYERKFGEIKIVGDPGQMFMGTPPGTPVH; encoded by the coding sequence ATGAACCAGCCACCGGAACAAACGCAACAGGTAAACATCGAGCTCGGCGAAACGGAAGCCGAGGGAATCTATTCGAATCTGGCCATCATCACGCATTCGAACGCCGAGTTTGTTATCGATTTTACGCGCATACTTCCGGGCGTGCCCAAGGCGCGCGTACATGCGCGCATCGTCATGACCCCGGTGCATGCGAAGCTGCTGCTTAACGCGATGCACGACAACATCGACAAGTACGAGCGCAAGTTCGGCGAGATTAAAATCGTAGGAGACCCCGGTCAGATGTTCATGGGAACCCCGCCGGGCACTCCCGTGCATTAG